Genomic DNA from Mesorhizobium sp. 131-2-1:
TCTCGACGGTGACGCGCACCGTGCCGCCCTTCTTGAGCTTGCCGAACAGCACCTCGTCGGCCAGCGGCTTCTTGATGTGCTCCTGGATGACGCGGCCAAGCGGACGCGCGCCCATGCGCTCGTCATATCCCTTGTCGGCCAGCCAGGCGATCGCGTCGGGCGACAGGTCGAAGGTGACGCCGCGCTCGGAAAGCTGGGCCTCAAGCTGCATGACGAACTTCTGCACCACCTGATGGATGACCGGTATCGGCAGCGAGCCGAACGGGATGATCGCATCGAGACGGTTGCGGAACTCCGGCGTGAACAGCCGGTTGATCGCCTCGACGTCGTCGCCTTCGCGCTTGGTCGAACCGAAACCGATCGCCGCGCGCTGCGCATCCGACGCACCCGCATTGGTGGTCATGATCAAGATGACATTGCGGAAGTCGATCTGCTTGCCGTTGTGGTCGGTCAGCTTGCCGTGATCCATCACCTGCAACAGGATGTTGAACAGGTCCGGATGCGCCTTCTCGACCTCATCCAGCAAGAGCACGCAGTGCGGATGCTGGTCGACGCCGTCGGTGAGCAGGCCGCCCTGGTCGAAGCCGACATAGCCGGGAGGCGCGCCGATCAGCCGCGAGACTGTGTGGCGTTCCATGTATTCCGACATGTCGAAGCGGATCAGCTCGACGCCGAGCGAGGCGGCCAGCTGCTTGGCGACTTCCGTTTTGCCGACGCCGGTCGGGCCCGAGAACAAATAGGAGCCGATCGGCTTTTCCGGTTCACGCAGGCCGGCGCGCGCCAGCTTGATGGCCGAGGTCAGTGCGGTGATGGCGGTGTCTTGGCCGTAGACGACGCGCTTCAGCTCGACATCGAGACCCTGCAGCACCTTCTCGTCGTCGGCCGAAACCGTCTTCGGCGGGATGCGCGCCATGGTGGCGATCGTGGCTTCGATCTCCTTGATGCCGATGGTCTTCTTGCGCTTGGCTTCGGGCACCAGCATCTGCGAGGCGCCGGTCTCGTCGATCACGTCGATCGCCTTGTCCGGCAACTTGCGGTCGTTGATGTAGCGCGCCGACAGCTCCACCGAGGCCTTGATCGCCTCGCTGGTGTAACGGACCTTGTGGAACTCCTCGAAATAGGGCTTTAGGCCCTTCATGATCTCGATGGCGTCCTCGATGGTCGGTTCGTTGACGTCGATCTTCTGGAAGCGCCGCACCAGCGCGCGGTCCTTCTCGAAGAACTGGCGGAACTCCTTGTAGGTGGTCGAGCCGATGCAGCGGATGGCGCCCGACGACAGCGCCGGCTTGAGCAGGTTCGAAGCGTCCATGGCGCCGCCTGACGTTGCCCCTGCCCCGATCACGGTGTGGATCTCGTCGATGAACAGCACCGCGCCCGGATAGTCCTCGAGCTCCTTGACGACCTGCTTCAGCCGCTCCTCGAAATCGCCGCGATAGCGCGTGCCGGCGAGCAGCGTGCCCATGTCGAGCGCGAAGATGGTGGCGTCCTGCAGCACTTCGGGCACGTCGCCCTCGACGATGCGCTTGGCCAGCCCTTCGGCGATCGCCGTCTTGCCGACGCCGGGATCGCCGACATAGAGCGGGTTGTTCTTGGAGCGGCGGCACAGCACCTGGATGGTGCGGTTGATCTCCGACTCGCGGCCGATCAGCGGATCGATCTTGCCGGCCTTGGCCTTGTTGTTGAGGTTGATGCAATAGGCCGTCAGCGCGTCCT
This window encodes:
- the clpA gene encoding ATP-dependent Clp protease ATP-binding subunit ClpA, coding for MPAFSQGLEKALHQALTLANERHHEYATLEHLLLALIDDTEAAAVMRACNVDLDELKHTVLTYIDTELDNLVTGYDEDSKPTAGFQRVIQRAVIHVQSSGREEVSGANVLVAIFAERESHAAYFLQEQQMTRYDAVNYISHGIAKRPGASENRTPRGADDEQGGQNGAEPQEENGKKKQQQDALTAYCINLNNKAKAGKIDPLIGRESEINRTIQVLCRRSKNNPLYVGDPGVGKTAIAEGLAKRIVEGDVPEVLQDATIFALDMGTLLAGTRYRGDFEERLKQVVKELEDYPGAVLFIDEIHTVIGAGATSGGAMDASNLLKPALSSGAIRCIGSTTYKEFRQFFEKDRALVRRFQKIDVNEPTIEDAIEIMKGLKPYFEEFHKVRYTSEAIKASVELSARYINDRKLPDKAIDVIDETGASQMLVPEAKRKKTIGIKEIEATIATMARIPPKTVSADDEKVLQGLDVELKRVVYGQDTAITALTSAIKLARAGLREPEKPIGSYLFSGPTGVGKTEVAKQLAASLGVELIRFDMSEYMERHTVSRLIGAPPGYVGFDQGGLLTDGVDQHPHCVLLLDEVEKAHPDLFNILLQVMDHGKLTDHNGKQIDFRNVILIMTTNAGASDAQRAAIGFGSTKREGDDVEAINRLFTPEFRNRLDAIIPFGSLPIPVIHQVVQKFVMQLEAQLSERGVTFDLSPDAIAWLADKGYDERMGARPLGRVIQEHIKKPLADEVLFGKLKKGGTVRVTVEKKETGETGLKLESLADEAPVKPKKEEPEETPKPRKAVAKKPVAKKAVAQKPEPKGKDGGKRSLVPQLPRKG